The Coregonus clupeaformis isolate EN_2021a chromosome 6, ASM2061545v1, whole genome shotgun sequence genome has a segment encoding these proteins:
- the LOC121568345 gene encoding adrenodoxin, with protein MALVTSARRLFHVSLRESYLRRAETLISATNLSLAGQRRACIRVRDFSTNTQPLRADNKVTVHFINRDGEKISVKGSPGDSLLDVIIDQDLDFDGFGACEGTLACSTCHLIFEEDVYNKLGPVTDEEMDMLDLAYGLADTSRLGCQICLTRSLDGMTARVPESVADIRQSGDGSS; from the coding sequence ATGGCTCTGGTGACATCGGCAAGAAGACTATTTCATGTTTCGTTACGAGAAAGTTATCTACGTCGAGCAGAAACACTAATTTCAGCAACAAACTTATCATTGGCCGGTCAGAGAAGGGCCTGCATTCGTGTAAGGGATTTTAGCACCAACACACAACCTCTCAGAGCTGACAATAAGGTGACGGTCCACTTCATCAACCGAGATGGAGAGAAGATCTCTGTCAAAGGCTCTCCTGGAGACTCTCTCCTAGATGTCATTATTGACCAGGACCTCGATTTTGATGGGTTCGGCGCATGTGAGGGGACGTTGGCCTGTTCTACCTGTCACCTGATCTTTGAGGAAGACGTGTATAATAAGCTGGGCCCAGTGACTGACGAGGAGATGGACATGCTGGACCTGGCATACGGACTCGCAGACACGTCCCGCCTGGGTTGCCAGATCTGCCTGACCAGGTCCCTGGACGGCATGACGGCGAGGGTGCCTGAGAGTGTGGCAGACATCCGACAGAGTGGAGACGGATCCTCATAA